Proteins encoded together in one Musa acuminata AAA Group cultivar baxijiao chromosome BXJ3-6, Cavendish_Baxijiao_AAA, whole genome shotgun sequence window:
- the LOC135583409 gene encoding protein transport protein SEC23 D-like isoform X2, whose amino-acid sequence MAVRASVACFPVDSEALETCGIPWGIAVTPFSAVDERGNLPARGSEGHLLPRCDNCWAYFNTYCELDQWTWSCAICGSLNGLTSHAVSRYSQPESCPDLSSSFVDLEIPGDGSEEGMTQARPVYVAAVDLCSSEEFLELVKSALLAALEALAPGSLFGLVTFSHKIGLYDVQGPIPVVKNVFILPESDGQLPVSLEDVMPLLAFLAPVESCKDQIATALDTLKPTTSWERSTPTVQGWDGMLLGGRGFGSAMEALVSYLSSDYGNTFALARVFAFLSGPPDYGAGQLDTSRYGEQYASKGEDADLALLPEQTPFYKDLAVVAVQAGVSVDIFAVTNEYTDLASLKFLSINSGGSLFLYANTDDSTLPQDIYRMLSRPYAFGCLLRLRTSSEFKTGNSYGHFFPDPQYENVQHIICCDSFATYTYDFEFANNDVFSRHRDPLVIQIAFQYSIVVPNEMQNDAGLVSAARYSLKRRLRVRTLQFTTARSINDLYDSVDPEVVLSILVHKVILASLEQGVREGRLLIHDWLVILLSQYHDVYKLVQYENGRSTSNIDVAFTQCPQLQSLPRLVFALLRSPLLRFHEEGVHPDYRIYLQCLFSSLGPSSLQCAIYPVLTSYATPDKQAYPRHSLSRSALVKSGSPIFFLDAFTNLIVYYSSTADSSLPFPPPHDCLLRTTINRLKQERSITPKLMFIRGGHDDATAFENYLMEDKDVDGTGIPSVTGFVTFLEEIASDVSENIK is encoded by the exons ATGGCGGTCCGGGCGAGCGTCGCCTGCTTTCCGGTGGACTCCGAAGCCCTGGAGACGTGCGGCATCCCGTGGGGGATCGCCGTCACGCCCTTCTCCGCGGTGGACGAGCGCGGGAACCTGCCGGCGCGGGGTTCCGAGGGCCACCTCCTTCCCCGGTGCGACAACTGCTGGGCCTACTTTAACACTTACTGCGAGCTCGACCAGTGGACGTGGAGCTGCGCCATCTGCGGCTCCCTCAACGGGCTCACCTCCCACGCCGTCTCTCGCTACTCCCAGCCGGAGTCCTGCCCCGACCTGTCTTCTTCTTTCGTGGATCTCGAGATCCCCG GGGATGGATCCGAGGAAGGGATGACGCAAGCTCGGCCGGTCTATGTTGCGGCAGTGGATTTGTGTT CTTCTGAAGAGTTCTTGGAACTCGTCAAAAGTGCTCTTCTGGCAGCTCTTGAAG CTCTGGCTCCGGGGTCTTTGTTTGGGCTTGTTACGTTCAGTCACAAGATTGGCTTGTATGATGTTCAAGGTCCTATACCAGTTGTTAAAAATGTCTTTATCCTTCCTGAATCAGATGGTCAATTACCAGTTTCCCTTGAAGATGTCATGCCACTGCTTGCATTTCTGGCTCCT GTCGAAAGTTGTAAGGATCAGATTGCTACGGCTCTCGACACTCTAAAACCTACAACTTCATGGGAAAGATCCACACCTACAGTACAAGGTTGGGATGGCATGTTGTTAGGTGGCCGGGGCTTTGGATCAGCAATGGAAGCTCTTGTTAGTTATCTGAGTTCAGATTATGGCAATACATTTGCACTCG CTAGGGTATTTGCCTTTCTTTCTGGCCCCCCTGATTATGGAGCTGGGCAATTAGACACAAGTAGGTATGGTGAGCAATATGCAAGCAAAGGGGAGGATGCGGATCTCGCGTTGCTACCTGAACAGACACCATTTTACAAAGATTTG GCTGTTGTCGCTGTTCAAGCAGGTGTTTCTGTGGACATATTTGCTGTCACCAATGAATATACAGATTTGGCATCTTTAAAGTTTCTAAGTATTAATAGTGGTGGCTCCTTGTTTCTATATGCGAATACAGATGATTCCACACTTCCTCAGGATAT TTACCGTATGTTGAGTCGTCCATATGCTTTTGGTTGTCTACTGCGGTTGAGAACATCGTCTGAGTTCAAAACTGGAAATTCT TATGGCCATTTCTTCCCGGACCCTCAATATGAGAATGTTCAGCACATTATTTGCTGTGATTCGTTTGCTACATATACTTACGATTTTGAGTTTGCAAATAATGATGTTTTTTCCAG GCACAGAGATCCTCTTGTAATCCAGATTGCTTTCCAGTATTCAATTGTTGTGCCTAATGAGATGCAAAATGATGCTGGTCTGGTTTCTGCTGCTAG GTATTCCTTGAAGAGGCGTTTAAGAGTAAGAACATTGCAGTTCACTACAGCTCGAAGCATAAATGACCTTTATGACAGTGTTGATCCGGAAGTGGTCTTATCTATCCTTGTTCACAAG GTTATTTTAGCTTCCTTGGAGCAAGGAGTGAGGGAAGGAAGATTGCTGATCCATGATTGGCTAGTCATTCTTTTATCTCAATATCATGATGTATACAAGCTAGTCCAGTATGAAAATGGGCGCTCAACTTCCAATATTGATGTTGCCTTCACCCAGTGTCCCCAGCTGCAGTCACTGCCTCGGCTTGTATTTGCTTTGCTTAGGAGTCCTCTCCTCCGTTTCCACGAAGAGGGTGTACATCCAGATTATCGGATATATTTACAATGCCTTTTTAG TTCGCTGGGGCCATCATCGCTTCAATGTGCCATTTATCCAGTTTTGACTTCATATGCAACACCAGACAAACAAGCTTATCCACGCCATTCATTGAGTCGTTCTGCTCTTGTCAAAAGCGGAAGTCCCATATTTTTTCTTGATGCCTTCACAAATCTTATCGTATATTATTCGTCAACAGCTGATTCTTCACTTCCCTTTCCTCCACCACATGATT GTCTTCTGCGTACCACGATTAATAGATTAAAGCAAGAGAGAAGTATAACACCAAAGCTGATGTTTATCCGGGGTGGGCACGATGATGCCACGGCCTTTGAGAACTACCTTATGGAAGACAAGGATGTCGACGGAACTGGAATTCCCAGCGTCACAGGCTTTGTCACCTTCCTCGAAGAGATTGCAAGTGATGTATCAGAAAACATCAAGTAA
- the LOC135583409 gene encoding protein transport protein SEC23 D-like isoform X1, with product MAVRASVACFPVDSEALETCGIPWGIAVTPFSAVDERGNLPARGSEGHLLPRCDNCWAYFNTYCELDQWTWSCAICGSLNGLTSHAVSRYSQPESCPDLSSSFVDLEIPGDGSEEGMTQARPVYVAAVDLCSSEEFLELVKSALLAALEALAPGSLFGLVTFSHKIGLYDVQGPIPVVKNVFILPESDGQLPVSLEDVMPLLAFLAPVESCKDQIATALDTLKPTTSWERSTPTVQGWDGMLLGGRGFGSAMEALVSYLSSDYGNTFALARVFAFLSGPPDYGAGQLDTSRYGEQYASKGEDADLALLPEQTPFYKDLAVVAVQAGVSVDIFAVTNEYTDLASLKFLSINSGGSLFLYANTDDSTLPQDIYRMLSRPYAFGCLLRLRTSSEFKTGNSYGHFFPDPQYENVQHIICCDSFATYTYDFEFANNDVFSSRHRDPLVIQIAFQYSIVVPNEMQNDAGLVSAARYSLKRRLRVRTLQFTTARSINDLYDSVDPEVVLSILVHKVILASLEQGVREGRLLIHDWLVILLSQYHDVYKLVQYENGRSTSNIDVAFTQCPQLQSLPRLVFALLRSPLLRFHEEGVHPDYRIYLQCLFSSLGPSSLQCAIYPVLTSYATPDKQAYPRHSLSRSALVKSGSPIFFLDAFTNLIVYYSSTADSSLPFPPPHDCLLRTTINRLKQERSITPKLMFIRGGHDDATAFENYLMEDKDVDGTGIPSVTGFVTFLEEIASDVSENIK from the exons ATGGCGGTCCGGGCGAGCGTCGCCTGCTTTCCGGTGGACTCCGAAGCCCTGGAGACGTGCGGCATCCCGTGGGGGATCGCCGTCACGCCCTTCTCCGCGGTGGACGAGCGCGGGAACCTGCCGGCGCGGGGTTCCGAGGGCCACCTCCTTCCCCGGTGCGACAACTGCTGGGCCTACTTTAACACTTACTGCGAGCTCGACCAGTGGACGTGGAGCTGCGCCATCTGCGGCTCCCTCAACGGGCTCACCTCCCACGCCGTCTCTCGCTACTCCCAGCCGGAGTCCTGCCCCGACCTGTCTTCTTCTTTCGTGGATCTCGAGATCCCCG GGGATGGATCCGAGGAAGGGATGACGCAAGCTCGGCCGGTCTATGTTGCGGCAGTGGATTTGTGTT CTTCTGAAGAGTTCTTGGAACTCGTCAAAAGTGCTCTTCTGGCAGCTCTTGAAG CTCTGGCTCCGGGGTCTTTGTTTGGGCTTGTTACGTTCAGTCACAAGATTGGCTTGTATGATGTTCAAGGTCCTATACCAGTTGTTAAAAATGTCTTTATCCTTCCTGAATCAGATGGTCAATTACCAGTTTCCCTTGAAGATGTCATGCCACTGCTTGCATTTCTGGCTCCT GTCGAAAGTTGTAAGGATCAGATTGCTACGGCTCTCGACACTCTAAAACCTACAACTTCATGGGAAAGATCCACACCTACAGTACAAGGTTGGGATGGCATGTTGTTAGGTGGCCGGGGCTTTGGATCAGCAATGGAAGCTCTTGTTAGTTATCTGAGTTCAGATTATGGCAATACATTTGCACTCG CTAGGGTATTTGCCTTTCTTTCTGGCCCCCCTGATTATGGAGCTGGGCAATTAGACACAAGTAGGTATGGTGAGCAATATGCAAGCAAAGGGGAGGATGCGGATCTCGCGTTGCTACCTGAACAGACACCATTTTACAAAGATTTG GCTGTTGTCGCTGTTCAAGCAGGTGTTTCTGTGGACATATTTGCTGTCACCAATGAATATACAGATTTGGCATCTTTAAAGTTTCTAAGTATTAATAGTGGTGGCTCCTTGTTTCTATATGCGAATACAGATGATTCCACACTTCCTCAGGATAT TTACCGTATGTTGAGTCGTCCATATGCTTTTGGTTGTCTACTGCGGTTGAGAACATCGTCTGAGTTCAAAACTGGAAATTCT TATGGCCATTTCTTCCCGGACCCTCAATATGAGAATGTTCAGCACATTATTTGCTGTGATTCGTTTGCTACATATACTTACGATTTTGAGTTTGCAAATAATGATGTTTTTTCCAG CAGGCACAGAGATCCTCTTGTAATCCAGATTGCTTTCCAGTATTCAATTGTTGTGCCTAATGAGATGCAAAATGATGCTGGTCTGGTTTCTGCTGCTAG GTATTCCTTGAAGAGGCGTTTAAGAGTAAGAACATTGCAGTTCACTACAGCTCGAAGCATAAATGACCTTTATGACAGTGTTGATCCGGAAGTGGTCTTATCTATCCTTGTTCACAAG GTTATTTTAGCTTCCTTGGAGCAAGGAGTGAGGGAAGGAAGATTGCTGATCCATGATTGGCTAGTCATTCTTTTATCTCAATATCATGATGTATACAAGCTAGTCCAGTATGAAAATGGGCGCTCAACTTCCAATATTGATGTTGCCTTCACCCAGTGTCCCCAGCTGCAGTCACTGCCTCGGCTTGTATTTGCTTTGCTTAGGAGTCCTCTCCTCCGTTTCCACGAAGAGGGTGTACATCCAGATTATCGGATATATTTACAATGCCTTTTTAG TTCGCTGGGGCCATCATCGCTTCAATGTGCCATTTATCCAGTTTTGACTTCATATGCAACACCAGACAAACAAGCTTATCCACGCCATTCATTGAGTCGTTCTGCTCTTGTCAAAAGCGGAAGTCCCATATTTTTTCTTGATGCCTTCACAAATCTTATCGTATATTATTCGTCAACAGCTGATTCTTCACTTCCCTTTCCTCCACCACATGATT GTCTTCTGCGTACCACGATTAATAGATTAAAGCAAGAGAGAAGTATAACACCAAAGCTGATGTTTATCCGGGGTGGGCACGATGATGCCACGGCCTTTGAGAACTACCTTATGGAAGACAAGGATGTCGACGGAACTGGAATTCCCAGCGTCACAGGCTTTGTCACCTTCCTCGAAGAGATTGCAAGTGATGTATCAGAAAACATCAAGTAA
- the LOC135583409 gene encoding protein transport protein SEC23 D-like isoform X3: protein MLRQWICVLLKSSWNSSKVLFWQLLKVRDLESALAPGSLFGLVTFSHKIGLYDVQGPIPVVKNVFILPESDGQLPVSLEDVMPLLAFLAPVESCKDQIATALDTLKPTTSWERSTPTVQGWDGMLLGGRGFGSAMEALVSYLSSDYGNTFALARVFAFLSGPPDYGAGQLDTSRYGEQYASKGEDADLALLPEQTPFYKDLAVVAVQAGVSVDIFAVTNEYTDLASLKFLSINSGGSLFLYANTDDSTLPQDIYRMLSRPYAFGCLLRLRTSSEFKTGNSYGHFFPDPQYENVQHIICCDSFATYTYDFEFANNDVFSSRHRDPLVIQIAFQYSIVVPNEMQNDAGLVSAARYSLKRRLRVRTLQFTTARSINDLYDSVDPEVVLSILVHKVILASLEQGVREGRLLIHDWLVILLSQYHDVYKLVQYENGRSTSNIDVAFTQCPQLQSLPRLVFALLRSPLLRFHEEGVHPDYRIYLQCLFSSLGPSSLQCAIYPVLTSYATPDKQAYPRHSLSRSALVKSGSPIFFLDAFTNLIVYYSSTADSSLPFPPPHDCLLRTTINRLKQERSITPKLMFIRGGHDDATAFENYLMEDKDVDGTGIPSVTGFVTFLEEIASDVSENIK from the exons ATGTTGCGGCAGTGGATTTGTGTT CTTCTGAAGAGTTCTTGGAACTCGTCAAAAGTGCTCTTCTGGCAGCTCTTGAAGGTGAGGGATCTGGAATCTG CTCTGGCTCCGGGGTCTTTGTTTGGGCTTGTTACGTTCAGTCACAAGATTGGCTTGTATGATGTTCAAGGTCCTATACCAGTTGTTAAAAATGTCTTTATCCTTCCTGAATCAGATGGTCAATTACCAGTTTCCCTTGAAGATGTCATGCCACTGCTTGCATTTCTGGCTCCT GTCGAAAGTTGTAAGGATCAGATTGCTACGGCTCTCGACACTCTAAAACCTACAACTTCATGGGAAAGATCCACACCTACAGTACAAGGTTGGGATGGCATGTTGTTAGGTGGCCGGGGCTTTGGATCAGCAATGGAAGCTCTTGTTAGTTATCTGAGTTCAGATTATGGCAATACATTTGCACTCG CTAGGGTATTTGCCTTTCTTTCTGGCCCCCCTGATTATGGAGCTGGGCAATTAGACACAAGTAGGTATGGTGAGCAATATGCAAGCAAAGGGGAGGATGCGGATCTCGCGTTGCTACCTGAACAGACACCATTTTACAAAGATTTG GCTGTTGTCGCTGTTCAAGCAGGTGTTTCTGTGGACATATTTGCTGTCACCAATGAATATACAGATTTGGCATCTTTAAAGTTTCTAAGTATTAATAGTGGTGGCTCCTTGTTTCTATATGCGAATACAGATGATTCCACACTTCCTCAGGATAT TTACCGTATGTTGAGTCGTCCATATGCTTTTGGTTGTCTACTGCGGTTGAGAACATCGTCTGAGTTCAAAACTGGAAATTCT TATGGCCATTTCTTCCCGGACCCTCAATATGAGAATGTTCAGCACATTATTTGCTGTGATTCGTTTGCTACATATACTTACGATTTTGAGTTTGCAAATAATGATGTTTTTTCCAG CAGGCACAGAGATCCTCTTGTAATCCAGATTGCTTTCCAGTATTCAATTGTTGTGCCTAATGAGATGCAAAATGATGCTGGTCTGGTTTCTGCTGCTAG GTATTCCTTGAAGAGGCGTTTAAGAGTAAGAACATTGCAGTTCACTACAGCTCGAAGCATAAATGACCTTTATGACAGTGTTGATCCGGAAGTGGTCTTATCTATCCTTGTTCACAAG GTTATTTTAGCTTCCTTGGAGCAAGGAGTGAGGGAAGGAAGATTGCTGATCCATGATTGGCTAGTCATTCTTTTATCTCAATATCATGATGTATACAAGCTAGTCCAGTATGAAAATGGGCGCTCAACTTCCAATATTGATGTTGCCTTCACCCAGTGTCCCCAGCTGCAGTCACTGCCTCGGCTTGTATTTGCTTTGCTTAGGAGTCCTCTCCTCCGTTTCCACGAAGAGGGTGTACATCCAGATTATCGGATATATTTACAATGCCTTTTTAG TTCGCTGGGGCCATCATCGCTTCAATGTGCCATTTATCCAGTTTTGACTTCATATGCAACACCAGACAAACAAGCTTATCCACGCCATTCATTGAGTCGTTCTGCTCTTGTCAAAAGCGGAAGTCCCATATTTTTTCTTGATGCCTTCACAAATCTTATCGTATATTATTCGTCAACAGCTGATTCTTCACTTCCCTTTCCTCCACCACATGATT GTCTTCTGCGTACCACGATTAATAGATTAAAGCAAGAGAGAAGTATAACACCAAAGCTGATGTTTATCCGGGGTGGGCACGATGATGCCACGGCCTTTGAGAACTACCTTATGGAAGACAAGGATGTCGACGGAACTGGAATTCCCAGCGTCACAGGCTTTGTCACCTTCCTCGAAGAGATTGCAAGTGATGTATCAGAAAACATCAAGTAA
- the LOC135641707 gene encoding uncharacterized protein At3g28850-like yields MGCISSKPLAEDDLDPGIFISDGVGLASECPNHVVLLTSTTYGVLNLDRSEPHGKKCDAEEAEEVIKRECRRSPRADLTIDRFDKSVAKEVPSEVIDARELMEDLADETPFWTPLKKPAKLHASKVSASPKKQIRRALGKENAPQRRDPKSGDLDSNRILRPFSSSDNGKRIGLAAQTPCKNSLTDAGKASGRDSRGSASRRSLSPFFDPELVASLEREYLQEGEQIKKMVPLSPRNRKAHHDPSFLLRSYQEKCPPGGQNTVVLYTTTLRGIRKTFEDCNAVRSTLESYHVRIMERDISMDSGYREELRSLMGSKEVKVPAAFVRGRLIGGAEEVLRLEDEGKLELLLEGIPRVASSCEGCAGLRFIMCMDCSGSCKVLDEEQKKMVKCGVCNENGLIHCPICC; encoded by the coding sequence ATGGGTTGCATCTCCTCCAAACCACTCGCCGAAGACGATCTCGACCCCGGCATCTTCATCTCCGACGGCGTCGGATTGGCCAGCGAGTGCCCCAACCACGTCGTCTTGCTCACCTCCACCACCTACGGCGTCCTAAACCTCGACCGTAGTGAACCTCACGGGAAGAAGTGCGACGCCGAAGAAGCAGAGGAAGTCATCAAGAGGGAATGCAGGAGATCTCCTCGTGCTGATCTCACCATCGATCGATTCGATAAGAGCGTCGCGAAGGAAGTGCCCTCGGAGGTCATCGATGCACGGGAACTCATGGAGGACCTAGCCGACGAGACGCCGTTCTGGACACCGCTAAAGAAGCCCGCGAAACTCCATGCTTCGAAGGTCTCGGCGTCGCCCAAGAAGCAGATAAGGAGAGCGTTAGGGAAGGAGAACGCGCCGCAGCGGCGGGATCCTAAAAGCGGGGATCTTGACTCGAATCGGATACTGAGGCCCTTCAGTTCTTCGGACAACGGGAAGCGGATCGGATTAGCAGCGCAGACTCCGTGCAAGAACAGTCTCACTGATGCCGGCAAGGCATCCGGGAGAGATTCTAGGGGGTCTGCGTCGAGGAGGAGTCTGAGCCCTTTCTTTGATCCAGAGCTCGTTGCGTCCCTGGAGAGGGAATACTTGCAGGAAGGGGAGCAGATAAAAAAGATGGTACCTTTATCTCCTAGAAACCGAAAAGCCCATCATGATCCCAGTTTCCTGCTTCGGTCCTACCAGGAGAAGTGCCCTCCGGGAGGACAGAACACGGTGGTTCTGTACACGACGACGCTGCGGGGGATAAGGAAGACGTTCGAGGACTGCAATGCCGTCAGATCCACGCTAGAGTCCTACCATGTCCGAATCATGGAGAGGGATATCTCCATGGACTCGGGATACCGAGAGGAACTGAGGTCGCTAATGGGATCAAAGGAAGTCAAGGTCCCTGCAGCTTTCGTCAGGGGGAGGCTCATCGGCGGCGCCGAGGAGGTGCTGAGGTTGGAAGACGAAGGGAAACTGGAGCTGCTGCTGGAGGGGATCCCAAGGGTGGCGTCATCCTGCGAGGGCTGCGCTGGGTTGAGGTTCATCATGTGTATGGATTGCAGTGGCAGCTGCAAGGTGTTGgatgaagagcagaagaagatggTGAAGTGTGGAGTCTGTAACGAGAATGGTCTAATTCATTGCCCCATATGTTGCTGA
- the LOC135641708 gene encoding uncharacterized protein LOC135641708 has translation MGNCLILQEKKVIEIMRMDGEVLRYPSPLKVQQVLNEFPGHAISDALPVIACLDPEKRMRHGQLYYLLPPKKPVAENSAGEGLVRIKLVVSKQELKEMVRKGGVSLDDMMSLLRREQQSRGGPSEKERAMEWRPTLESIPEGNDLC, from the coding sequence ATGGGGAATTGCTTGATTCTTCAGGAGAAGAAGGTGATCGAGATAATGAGGATGGATGGGGAGGTTCTTCGATACCCTTCACCTCTCAAGGTGCAACAGGTGCTGAACGAGTTCCCTGGGCACGCAATCTCCGACGCACTTCCGGTGATCGCCTGCCTGGATCCGGAGAAGCGTATGAGACATGGGCAGCTGTACTATCTCCTCCCTCCCAAGAAGCCGGTGGCAGAGAACAGTGCAGGAGAGGGCCTCGTCAGAATCAAGCTGGTGGTGTCCAAGCAAGAGCTGAAGGAGATGGTGAGGAAAGGAGGGGTCTCCCTTGATGACATGATGTCTCTTCTCCGAAGAGAGCAGCAAAGCAGAGGCGGCCCAAGCGAGAAAGAGAGGGCCATGGAGTGGAGGCCTACCCTGGAAAGCATACCGGAAGGGAATGATCTCTGCTAA
- the LOC103987708 gene encoding glucan endo-1,3-beta-glucosidase 14-like, translated as MASPIPCFLLFLFLFSGSEALTVGVNYGQIANDLPSPTRVAGLLRSLNISRVKLYDADRNVLTAFHDTDAEFVIGIGNENVSTMTDPGKALAWLQLHVLPYLPYTNITCVTVGNEVFKGNDTLLMSNLLPAMQSVHQALVSLGLDKNVTVASAHSIDMLASSYPPSAGSFRQDLAAYIQPILGFHSITNSPFLINAYPFFAYKENPSTISLDYVLFEPNSGVTDPNTNLKYDNMLYAQIDAVYSAMRAWGHTDIEVRISETGWPSRGDDDEVGATPENAAKYNGNLLQRIEMNQGTPLKPSVPVDVYVFALFNENLKPGPTSERNYGLFYPDGTPVYNVGLRGHLPSIVFSSSSLMMPALSIVILAVAASILT; from the exons ATGGCGTCGCCAATCCcctgcttcctcctcttccttttcctcttctcAG GTAGTGAGGCGCTCACGGTGGGTGTCAACTACGGGCAGATCGCCAACGATCTGCCGTCTCCCACCCGCGTCGCCGGCCTGCTTCGTTCCCTCAACATCAGCAGAGTAAAGCTCTACGACGCTGACCGGAACGTTCTTACTGCCTTCCACGATACTGATGCGGAGTTTGTGATAGGAATCGGCAACGAGAATGTGTCGACGATGACTGACCCAGGCAAGGCCCTGGCATGGCTGCAACTCCACGTCCTGCCTTACCTTCCTTACACCAACATCACCTGCGTTACCGTCGGGAACGAGGTGTTCAAAGGCAATGACACCCTGCTCATGTCGAATCTTCTCCCGGCGATGCAGTCGGTCCACCAAGCTCTGGTCTCCCTCGGCCTTGATAAGAACGTGACCGTCGCCAGTGCTCATTCCATCGACATGTTGGCCAGCTCCTACCCTCCTTCCGCCGGCTCCTTCCGCCAGGATCTCGCTGCGTACATCCAACCCATCCTCGGCTTCCACTCCATCACCAACTCGCCCTTCCTCATCAATGCCTACCCCTTCTTCGCCTACAAGGAAAACCCGAGCACGATCTCGCTGGACTACGTCCTGTTCGAGCCCAACTCGGGAGTCACCGATCCCAACACCAACCTCAAGTACGACAACATGCTGTATGCTCAGATCGATGCGGTTTATTCCGCCATGAGAGCGTGGGGGCACACCGACATCGAGGTCAGGATTTCCGAGACCGGGTGGCCGTCCAGGGGTGACGACGATGAGGTCGGAGCGACGCCGGAAAACGCCGCCAAGTACAATGGGAATTTGCTGCAGAGGATAGAGATGAATCAAGGCACTCCTCTGAAGCCTTCGGTTCCTGTGGATGTCTACGTCTTCGCACTGTTCAATGAGAATTTGAAGCCCGGACCGACCTCGGAGAGGAATTATGGCCTCTTTTATCCCGACGGCACGCCTGTTTACAACGTTGGCTTGCGCGGCCATCTTCCGTCCATCGTCTTCTCTTCCAGCTCGCTG ATGATGCCCGCTTTGAGCATTGTGATACTCGCGGTGGCAGCTTCGATCTTAACCTGA
- the LOC103987709 gene encoding cytochrome b-c1 complex subunit 9, mitochondrial, with the protein MDSTAVRRGRGGGVWEGLYRLLMRRNSVYVTFVVAGAFVGERVVDYGVHKLWDYNNAGKKYEDIPVLGQRQSE; encoded by the exons ATGGATTCGACGGCGGTGAGGAGAGGCCGCGGTGGGGGCGTGTGGGAGGGACTTTACCGCCTCCTCATGCGACGCAACTCCGTCTACGTCACCTTCGTCGTCGCTGGTGCCTTCGTTGGAGAACGG GTCGTCGATTATGGTGTTCACAAGCTTTGGGATTATAATAATGCAGGG AAGAAGTATGAGGATATTCCAGTACTGGGACAAAGACAATCAGAATGA